The Elusimicrobiota bacterium genome has a segment encoding these proteins:
- a CDS encoding N-acetylmuramoyl-L-alanine amidase, translating to MWKKSAAASLTAAVCLSLPCLALDLGDTVNFGGGARVPLGKSLGPSVPGKVIYETPESDPIPRPWNTVLFHGICSEPAPTFEVSRRAEGIWSAWVKADLRRFPDGRFWAKAPMQLGPGPLRIRAVGQGQSFERLEIFGVEVFIAGTEPPAGPGKKLSRPARRRAVRPRIYLRSEWGARAPSGAYEPHVPWRITLHHTAGIQTRAEEDTFREARFIQDFHQFGRGWKDIGYHFLIDSEGRILQGRPQDAIGAHVEDDNLGNIGIALLGTYHAPKNDAVSPAQLKAILDLARYLLDINRRIEPANLLGHRDYLATDCPGDKAYPLLKNIREKLKSSGKRGGAWRQQALPGLAAPPKAWN from the coding sequence ATGTGGAAGAAATCTGCCGCCGCTAGCTTAACGGCTGCCGTTTGCCTTTCCCTGCCTTGCCTGGCCCTGGATTTGGGCGACACGGTGAACTTCGGTGGCGGGGCTCGTGTCCCGCTCGGCAAAAGCCTCGGCCCCTCAGTTCCGGGGAAGGTAATCTACGAAACCCCAGAAAGCGATCCGATCCCTCGGCCATGGAACACCGTTTTATTCCATGGAATTTGCTCCGAGCCCGCGCCGACGTTCGAGGTCTCCCGGCGCGCCGAAGGAATCTGGTCTGCATGGGTCAAAGCCGACCTCAGGCGCTTCCCGGACGGCCGCTTCTGGGCCAAGGCCCCTATGCAACTGGGGCCGGGCCCCCTACGTATCCGCGCAGTCGGCCAAGGACAGTCCTTCGAACGCCTTGAGATTTTCGGCGTCGAGGTCTTCATCGCCGGGACGGAGCCGCCCGCGGGGCCGGGCAAGAAGCTTTCCCGGCCTGCTCGGCGGCGCGCCGTGAGGCCCCGCATTTATTTGCGCTCGGAATGGGGCGCGCGCGCGCCCTCGGGCGCGTACGAGCCGCATGTTCCCTGGCGCATCACTTTGCACCATACCGCCGGCATCCAAACCCGCGCCGAGGAGGACACCTTCAGGGAAGCGCGCTTCATCCAGGATTTCCACCAGTTCGGGCGGGGCTGGAAAGACATCGGCTATCACTTCTTGATAGATTCCGAGGGCCGCATCCTCCAGGGACGGCCCCAGGACGCCATCGGCGCCCATGTGGAGGACGACAATCTGGGAAACATCGGAATCGCCCTGCTCGGGACCTACCACGCTCCAAAAAATGACGCGGTCTCTCCCGCCCAGCTCAAGGCCATCCTGGACCTGGCCCGCTATCTTCTGGACATCAACCGCCGCATCGAGCCCGCCAATCTCCTCGGCCACCGGGATTACCTCGCCACGGATTGCCCCGGCGATAAAGCCTATCCCCTGCTCAAGAACATCCGCGAGAAGTTGAAATCCTCCGGCAAGAGGGGGGGGGCCTGGCGCCAACAAGCCCTGCCCGGACTGGCGGCCCCTCCCAAGGCCTGGAATTAA